One uncultured Carboxylicivirga sp. genomic window, TTATTTAGTTCTAAGGACTTTCCTTATTCTATAGATTATGTACGATATTTTAGAGCTTAATAAAAAGCTACTTGCCGATTTACGACAAATTGCTAAAGAACTTAATGTAAAACGAGTTGAGTCGTTTAAGAAACAGGATCTTATTTATAAGATCCTTGATGAACAGGCTATTCAGGTAACTGAAAATAAGAAGCCGGTTAAAAAAGAAAAGGTTATTGATAAAAAACCTCGTAACAAACGTCCAAGAACCCAGCGTGCCGATACCGGTTTGGTGGCGTCTTCAGTATCTTCAAAAGTGGCTGAGGCAGCCAGTTCTATGAGTGAAGAACCTAAAAAGGTTATTCCTGAAGAAAAGAAAGTGGAAGAGCCAAAGGTGGAGATTGAAGTGAAGACTGAAAAACCAGTCATTGAAGAGAAGGTTGAGGTTGTAGAGGAAAAAAAGGAAGAGGTTGTTGCGAAAGAAGAGCCAGTTAAAGAAGTTCCTTTAAAAGAGCTTAAAAAACGTGAAGGAAAAGAACGTCCGGAGAAGGCTGAGCGTCCTGTTCGAGACAATCGTAACCAGGAAAATCGCAACCAGGAAAATCGTAGCCAGGATGACCAACCTGGAAGAAAATGGCAGGATAAAAACAAAGAGCGTCGCCAGTTCGATCGTAAAGATGACAAGGCTTATGAGTTCGAGGGTATAATATCTGCTTCAGGAGTGTTGGAAATCATGCCTGATGGTTATGGATTTCTTCGCTCGTCGGATTACAACTATCTGAATTCACCTGATGATATTTATGTCTCTCAGTCTCAGATCAAACTTTTTGGTTTAAAAACAGGTGATACTGTTTTAGGATCTATCCGCCCTCCTAAGGAAGGAGAGAAATATTTTCCATTAATAAAAGTTGAGTTGATTAACGGCAGAACCCCTGCTATTGTGCGCGACCGTGTTCAATTTGATCACTTAACTCCTATCTTTCCTAATGAGAAATTTAATCTTACAGATGGAGCAAAAGCAAGTCTTTCTTCACGTGTTGTGGATATGTTTTCTCCAATTGGTAAAGGTCAGCGTGGTTTAATTGTTGCTCAGCCTAAAACAGGTAAAACTGTATTATTAAAGGATATTGCAAATGCTATTGCTTCCAATCATCCTGAGGTTTATATGATCATCCTTTTGATCGATGAGCGTCCGGAAGAAGTAACTGACATGGCTCGTAGTGTGAATGCTGAAGTTGTTTCTTCAACTTTTGATGAGCCTGCTGAGCGTCATGTAAAAGTTGCGAACATTGTACTTGAGAAAGCAAAGCGTATGGTAGAATGTGGTCACGATGTTGTGATTCTTTTAGATTCAATTACCCGTCTGGCTCGTGCTTATAACACGGTTTCTCCTGCATCTGGCAAAGTGTTGTCGGGTGGTGTTGATGCTAACGCTTTACACCGACCAAAACGATTCTTTGGTGCAGCGCGTAATATCGAAAATGGCGGATCTTTAACCATTATCGCTACTGCATTAACCGAAACAGGTTCGAAGATGGATGAAGTTATTTTTGAGGAATTTAAAGGTACTGGTAATATGGAACTTCAGTTGGATCGTCGTTTGTCGAACAAGCGTATTTTCCCTGCTGTAGACGTAAACTTGTCAAGTACCCGTCGCGAAGATTTGTTAATGGATCCGGAATTTATGAATCGTATCTGGATATTGCGTAACTACCTGTCGGATATGACACCGGTAGAAGCAATGGAATTTTTGCACGATCGTATGCAGAAGACAAATTCTAATGAAGAATTTCTGATTTCAATGAATGATAATTAAGGTTATTCAATTATAGTAGAAAAATGGCCATCTGTCTGATTCAGATGGCCATTTTTTTATTTTTAATAATTATAAATAGCATGCAGTTGTTGAAATTGTAATGTTGACTTTGCAATTTATTCATAAATGATTTTACATTTGTAAGGTTAATAAATGACTATGCAATCATTTTTTGAAACACATAAATACTTACTAAAGCATCTGGGAACACCGGTTAAGAGAGAGTTGATGAACCGGATTGATTGGGATCACAGATTGATTGGGATCAAAGGTGCAAGAGGAGTGGGGAAAACCACATTTCTTTTAGATTTAGCAAAAAGTAGGTTTGGGTTTGATAAAAGTTGTTTGTATGTTAATTTAAACAATCTATACTTTACAGAAAGGTCTATTATTTCGTTTGCTGACGAATTTCGTAAAAAAGGGGGCCAGACACTCATCTTAGATCAGGTTTATAAATATCCGGAGTGGTCGAAAGAGCTTAAATATTGTTACGATAATTTTACTGATTTACAGATTGTCTTCAGTGGGTCAGCCGTAATGCGTCTGCTTAACGAAAAATCAGATTTAAAAGGTTGTGTGAAAGTATATAACCTTGAGGGTTTTTCATTTCGGGAATATCTAAATATGGAGGCAGGAACAGATTTTCAACCTGTACCTTTTGAAGATATTATTCGTAATCATGTTG contains:
- the rho gene encoding transcription termination factor Rho, with translation MYDILELNKKLLADLRQIAKELNVKRVESFKKQDLIYKILDEQAIQVTENKKPVKKEKVIDKKPRNKRPRTQRADTGLVASSVSSKVAEAASSMSEEPKKVIPEEKKVEEPKVEIEVKTEKPVIEEKVEVVEEKKEEVVAKEEPVKEVPLKELKKREGKERPEKAERPVRDNRNQENRNQENRSQDDQPGRKWQDKNKERRQFDRKDDKAYEFEGIISASGVLEIMPDGYGFLRSSDYNYLNSPDDIYVSQSQIKLFGLKTGDTVLGSIRPPKEGEKYFPLIKVELINGRTPAIVRDRVQFDHLTPIFPNEKFNLTDGAKASLSSRVVDMFSPIGKGQRGLIVAQPKTGKTVLLKDIANAIASNHPEVYMIILLIDERPEEVTDMARSVNAEVVSSTFDEPAERHVKVANIVLEKAKRMVECGHDVVILLDSITRLARAYNTVSPASGKVLSGGVDANALHRPKRFFGAARNIENGGSLTIIATALTETGSKMDEVIFEEFKGTGNMELQLDRRLSNKRIFPAVDVNLSSTRREDLLMDPEFMNRIWILRNYLSDMTPVEAMEFLHDRMQKTNSNEEFLISMNDN